The Metasolibacillus fluoroglycofenilyticus genome segment CGCATTATAGACCTCGATATTTTACTTTTTAATCAGGAAATAATTGCGACTGAACACTTGCTTGTGCCGCATCCACGTATGTATGAACGTGCATTTGTTGTCGTGCCTTTAGTCGAAATTAGCAAAAGTTTTGAAAGTGAGCAAATGGCGCTAGCCCGTGATACACTAGACAAGTTAGATTTACAACAAGAAGGTATTATATTGTGGAAAGAATTTGAATAAAATGGGGCGTCCTCAAAGCTAGCAACTGCACAGATTTGAGGATGCAACGAGCTTGATGGTGCTTTTCCTAAGTGGAAAATTGAGATTTTCCCTCTGATGCGCTACCAAAACAAAATTGCCTTTCTGACAACTTCTAGCGATTTAGTGAAGGGGGCTTGCCCGTAGATACCTTTGCACCTGAAAGAAAGAGCTTAAAGTATAAAAAGGGAGGATACTCAAAGTGAATATTGCACAGCAAAAGCCATTTCAAATTGCAGACATCGTTATGGAAAATCGCGTCGTATTAGCCCCGATGGCTGGAATTTGCAACTCGGCTTTCCGTTTGACGGTAAAGGAGTTTGGTGCAGGTTTAGTTTACGCCGAAATGATTAGCGATAAAGGTATTGTTCAACGCAATGCCAAAACATTGGGCATGCTTTATATTGATGAGCGTGAAAATCCATTATCATTACAAATTTTTGGCGGGGACAAAGAAACGTTAGTAGAAGCGGCAAAATATGTAGAAGAAAATACAACAGCAGATATTATCGACATTAATATGGGCTGTCCTGTTAATAAAATTATTAAATGTGAAGCGGGCGCACGTTTATTATTAGACCCGAACAAAGTATATGAAATGGTCGCAGCTGTTGTCGATGCAGTAAAAAAGCCTGTCTCGGTAAAAATGCGCATTGGCTGGGATGAACAGCATATATTGGCGGTTGAAAATGCACAGGCGATAGAACGTGCAGGTGCATCCGCAGTAGCTGTCCACGGTCGCACGCGTGTGCAAATGTATGAGGGCAAGGCAAACTGGGACATTATTCGTGACGTCAAGCAAAGCGTCAACATCCCTGTACTTGGCAATGGTGATGTCGAAACACCACAAGATGCCAAGCGCATGCTTGAAACAACTGGTGTAGACGCCGTAATGATTGGACGAGCGGCATTAGGCAACCCATGGATGATTTACCGTACGGTACAGTATTTAGAAACAGGCGAACTAAAGGATGAGCCATCGATTCGTGAAAAAATGGATGTATGTTTACTACACTTCGAACGTTTAATGCAACTAAAAGGTGAAAGAGTCGCCGTGCGTGAAATGCGCAGCCATGCTTCATGGTACTTAAAGGGTATTCGTGGCAACGGTAAAATCCGTAACGCCGTTAACCAAGTGGAAACGAAGGAAGAGCTATATATGCTACTAAACGGCGTCGCAGCCGACTATGAAACACAAGAAAAATCGGCTTCCCTATAAATCTAATGGGAAGGCCGATTTTCGTCTTTCATACTAAAGAGGGTAGAAGCCCAATTCGCCGATAGGACAAGGAAAATGCCAATTAATAAGAGTGAACCTCCGACTAGAACAGCAAAAATCACCAAAAGTCCCCCCTGATAGCCAAACTAATGGGACTTTCTCAAAATGTTCATCTACAAAAATTGCAAAAAAGATGAATCCCCTCTCGAAATTGTGTACAATAATAAAATATGGACAAAGCAGACCAATCAACTATAGGAGTGAATAACGTGTCAAATATAGAAGAATTAAACGATCAGCTTTTGGTGAGACGCCAAAAGATGACTGATATTCGCGAGGGTGGGCTTGACCCATTCGGTGGCCGCTTTGAGCGCACGCATTTATCAAATGAAGTAGTAGCAGAATTCGATGCTTTCGATAAAGAGCAGTTAGAGCAGGAGCCAAAAAGCGTAACGATTGCAGGGCGTATTATGACGAAGCGCGGCAAAGGAAAAGCGGGCTTCGCACATCTGCAAGACTTAGGTGGTCAGATTCAAATTTATGTGCGTAAAGATGCTATTGGTGATGAGGCATATGAATTATTTAATAAAGCCGACCTTGGGGACATCGTTGGTGTGACAGGAAATGTATTCCGTACACAAGTAGGCGAACTTTCTGTTAAAGCGACAGAATTTATATTTTTAACGAAGGCGTTACGACCAATGCCAGAAAAGTTCCATGGCTTACAGGACGTAGAGCAACGCTACCGCCAACGTTATTTAGATTTAATGACGAATGCAGAAAGCAAGGAAACATTTATTGCACGCTCTAAAATCATTCGCGCCATTCGCAACTACTTAGATAACAATGGCTATCTAGAGGTGGAAACACCAATGCTACATACAATTGCTGGTGGAGCTGCGGCACGTCCGTTTATTACGCACCATAATGCACTTGATATGGAGCTTTATATGCGTATCGCAATTGAGCTACACTTGAAGCGATTAATCGTTGGTGGCTTAGAGAAAGTATATGAAATTGGACGTGTCTTTCGTAACGAAGGGATTTCAACGCGCCATAATCCAGAGTTCACGATGATAGAATTGTACGAAGCGTATGCAGATTACAATGACATTATGAACTTAACGGAAAACTTAATTGCGCATGTGGCACAAGAGGTACTTGGCACGACAACAGTGCAATACGGTGAGGATACAATCGACTTAGCTGTAGGCTGGAAACGCATGCATATGGTAGATGCAGTCAAAGAGGCGACAGGCGTGGACTTCTGGCAGCCAATGACAGTTGAAGAAGCACGTGCATTTGCAGCGGAGCATGGCGTGGAAGTGCAAAATACACATGAAGTAGGCCATATTATTAATGAGTTTTTCGAGCAAAAAGTGGAGGAAACATTAGTACAGCCGACATTCATTACAGGTCACCCTGTGGAAATTTCACCATTAGCGAAGAAAAACCCAGAGGACGAGCGTTTCACAGACCGCTTCGAACTATTTATCGTGCGTCGTGAGCATGCTAATGCCTTCACGGAGCTAAACGACCCTATCGACCAACGCGAACGCTTTGAAGCACAAATGGCTGAAAAAGCAGCGGGTAATGATGAAGCTCATGAAATGGATAATGATTTCATCGAAGCATTAGAATATGGCATGCCGCCAACAGGTGGTCTAGGTATCGGTATCGACCGCCTCGTAATGCTATTAACAAACGCACC includes the following:
- the dusB gene encoding tRNA dihydrouridine synthase DusB; the encoded protein is MAQQKPFQIADIVMENRVVLAPMAGICNSAFRLTVKEFGAGLVYAEMISDKGIVQRNAKTLGMLYIDERENPLSLQIFGGDKETLVEAAKYVEENTTADIIDINMGCPVNKIIKCEAGARLLLDPNKVYEMVAAVVDAVKKPVSVKMRIGWDEQHILAVENAQAIERAGASAVAVHGRTRVQMYEGKANWDIIRDVKQSVNIPVLGNGDVETPQDAKRMLETTGVDAVMIGRAALGNPWMIYRTVQYLETGELKDEPSIREKMDVCLLHFERLMQLKGERVAVREMRSHASWYLKGIRGNGKIRNAVNQVETKEELYMLLNGVAADYETQEKSASL
- the lysS gene encoding lysine--tRNA ligase; the protein is MNNVSNIEELNDQLLVRRQKMTDIREGGLDPFGGRFERTHLSNEVVAEFDAFDKEQLEQEPKSVTIAGRIMTKRGKGKAGFAHLQDLGGQIQIYVRKDAIGDEAYELFNKADLGDIVGVTGNVFRTQVGELSVKATEFIFLTKALRPMPEKFHGLQDVEQRYRQRYLDLMTNAESKETFIARSKIIRAIRNYLDNNGYLEVETPMLHTIAGGAAARPFITHHNALDMELYMRIAIELHLKRLIVGGLEKVYEIGRVFRNEGISTRHNPEFTMIELYEAYADYNDIMNLTENLIAHVAQEVLGTTTVQYGEDTIDLAVGWKRMHMVDAVKEATGVDFWQPMTVEEARAFAAEHGVEVQNTHEVGHIINEFFEQKVEETLVQPTFITGHPVEISPLAKKNPEDERFTDRFELFIVRREHANAFTELNDPIDQRERFEAQMAEKAAGNDEAHEMDNDFIEALEYGMPPTGGLGIGIDRLVMLLTNAPSIRDILLFPTMRHTGK